The Gemmatimonadales bacterium genome includes the window TCAACTCCGCGCCGGTCGCGTCGGCCAGGTACTCTCGATTGCGGGAGACCGCCATCGCCATGAAGCGAGTGATGATCGGCGCCAGGATCAGCGTGACGACCCAGAGCACCAGGAGCACGATCATGATCGCGCCGCCGCCGCCGCCCTTGCGGCCGCCGCGCCCGCCTAACAGCCGCCCGCCGCCGCCGCGGAAGATGCGGCCCATCCCGTCGGACAGGATGACTACCACTCCCACCAGCGCCGCGATCAGGGTCATCAGGCGCACATCGAGGTTGCGAACGTGCCCCATCT containing:
- a CDS encoding M48 family metalloprotease, producing MGHVRNLDVRLMTLIAALVGVVVILSDGMGRIFRGGGGRLLGGRGGRKGGGGGAIMIVLLVLWVVTLILAPIITRFMAMAVSRNREYLADATGAELTRNPAALASALQKIESAVAPTASIKRGTAHLCIADPLGRKVNAKEGAMANLLGTHPPMAMRITRLRGMAFQAAKAAGEASG